A part of Aspergillus flavus chromosome 1, complete sequence genomic DNA contains:
- a CDS encoding mitochondrial carrier domain-containing protein — protein MSASQSDKSVFGMPGFVVDFMMGGVSAAVSKTAAAPIERIKLLIQNQDEMLRAGRLDRKYNGIMDCFRRTAASEGVASLWRGNTANVIRYFPTQALNFAFRDTYKSMFAYKKDRDGYAKWMMGNLASGGAAGATSLLFVYSLDYARTRLANDAKSAKGGGERQFNGLVDVYKKTLASDGIAGLYRGFGPSVLGIVVYRGLYFGMYDSIKPVVLVGPLEGNFLASFLLGWTVTTGAGIASYPLDTVRRRMMMTSGEAVKYNSSFDAFRQIVAKEGVKSLFKGAGANILRGVAGAGVLSIYDQVQLILFGKKFK, from the exons ATGTCTGCTAGCCAGAGCGACAAGTCCGTTTTCGGCATGCCC GGATTCGTTGTCGACTTCATGA TGGGTGGTGTTTCCGCCGCTGTCTCCAAGACCGCTGCCGCCCCCATCGAGCGTATCAAGCTCCTCATCCAGAACCAGGATGAGATGCTTCGCGCCGGTCGTCTCGACCGCAAGTACAACGGTATCATGGACTGCTTCCGTCGTACTGCCGCCTCTGAGGGTGTTGCCTCTCTCTGGCGTGGTAACACTGCCAACGTCATCCGTTACTTCCCCACCCAGGCTCTTAACTTTGCCTTCCGTGACACCTACAAGTCCATGTTCGCCTACAAGAAGGACCGTGATGGATACGCCAAGTGGATGATGGGTAACCTTGCCTCCGGTGGT GCTGCTGGTGCcacttcccttctcttcgtctACTCTCTTGACTACGCCCGTACCCGTCTTGCCAACGATGCTAAGTCCGCcaagggtggtggtgagCGTCAGTTCAACGGTCTCGTTGATGTCTACAAGAAGACTCTTGCTTCTGATGGTATTGCTGGTCTCTACCGTGGTTTCGGTCCCTCTGTTCTTGGTATTGTTGTCTACCGTGGTCTGTACTTCGGCATGTACGACTCCATCAAGCCTGTTGTCCTGGTTGGTCCTCTTGAGGGTAACTTCCTtgcttccttccttctcggCTGGACTGTCACCACTGGTGCTGGTATTGCTTCTTACCCTCTTGACACCGTCCGTCGTCGTATGATGATGACCTCTGGTGAGGCCGTCAAGTACAACTCTTCCTTCGATGCTTTCCGCCAGATCGTCGCCAAGGAGGGTGTCAAGTCTCTCTTCAAGGGTGCTGGTGCTAACATCCTCCGTGGTGTTGCCGGTGCTGGTGTCCTGTCCATCTACGACCAGGTCCagctcatcctcttcggcaAGAAGTTCAAATAG